The Cololabis saira isolate AMF1-May2022 chromosome 18, fColSai1.1, whole genome shotgun sequence genome contains the following window.
ACAGAGGAGATACCAATGTTGCAGGCAGCCCTCCATTGTCTCCTCGCCTCCGACAGTCCCCTGCTCCTGTATATTACAGTACATAACTCTTGTGAGGTTCAGCAGTAGGAAGATAATCCATGCTCTAATTGGTACTTTGAGTGTTTCCTTCTGAAATGTTTGTATTTGTGCCCCCTTTGTCTTCCTCCAATAAGCTGAACTGATACTGCACAGTGACATTATGGCTGTGGACCAGTGAGTAAATAGAAAAATGTCACAGGATATCCACAGTACcattgttaaaaacaaaaactcctgCGGCAGGTATTTCTTTCTTGGACATGGTTTTCATCAAAATTGCCATGGCAATGCGTGCAGTGATGCATGCAGTCAGGGTGATATTGACACAGAAATCTTTgatgaaaatattattttataaactcaatttttttataaacttaaTTTTCAAGACGGTTagatttgaaaatgttttcatgCTCAATATGAATGTagctgtttattttattaatgaGCAAGCAATATTTAATTTCTCAGCTTTACATCAACTTGGActcctttgtctttttttttttttttaaatgaaaaagtgTGATTTTCAACAAACGCATCATTAATCTTCTTCTTAATATCTAAGCAGGGTTCATTTCTTATTGGGCCTGTTAAGCTTGTTTGTTGAGCAGGTGCCACTCATTGGGCAACAAAGTAGAAGTAATGATAGCATTCACTGGTCTGTTCGGGTTACTTTACGATGATGTGTTGGAAATTGCAGGCGGTGCGGTCTAGTGTACCTGCGTCAAATTAAGATGTTTCATAACAAAAAAGGGTCAAATAGTGAAGAGATATTCCTCCACTCAAGAACATGTTCTTATGAATGTGGGCATGTTTTTATCAGACCTTAAATGAAATAACTTAAAGAAAGGTGTTTGCTACTGTAatatggatgaatggattgttTTCATAATGGgatttttctttattaatcAATTAATCAAAGTGCAGATGCATTTTTAGTGGACTTTTTCTGATAATTTATTTAGGGAGTTTTCTCTAGTTTGGGCTTTAAAGGGCTGTttaacttttaaaatgtaattttatgactttttaaTCCTAAGGGGATGCCATCAAAGTGCTGCTAGCAAATCTTCATAGCTAAAAAATCTAAGGTTAGGTGTTCTATGACAAACAAACTTATGTTTAATACAGTTAATTACAAATTATTTTCAGAAAACTAATAGCTTTTCTCTAGCAAGTAACATTTAACAAATCATGTCGGTCAAAAGCTGGAATTGTCTTGTTTTATTGTTATATTGACAACCTGGATGTGAACCTGTGGCTCATATGTGAACaatatatattttcattatCTGTCTTTTAATCTAAACGTTTTTGAaccccccgcccctttttcCTCTCAGAAAACTAGCACTGAAGTACCATCCGGACAAGAACCCGGACAACCCGGAGGCAGCAGAGAAGTTTAAGGAGATTAATAATGCCAACTCTATTTTAAATGATGAGAACAAGAGGAAAATTTATGATGAGTATGGCTCCATGGGTCTTTATGTGTCTGAGCAGTTTGGAGAGGAAAGCGTCAAATATTACTTCCTTATGTCCAAATGGTGGTTTAAGGTAGGCACTTTTATCCTTATTGTCTTTCAGCTGGTGGCTTATAATATGGATAAATAATTTTGGGGGGTGGTAGTCAGTGAACAAGACCACGAAAAacctgtatatataaaaaaaaaacaaaaagaaaacaacctgTATATATTGTGAAAGTGTGAAAAGGGCtaatgggaagaaaaaaaactcacaaAACTGACTGACAACTGGTATAGCCAGCCAGACATTTGTGTAAATGTCCCGACTTTTGTAGTCCagccaaaaatatatatattagagcCAACATATACCAGCAAAATCTGTTCAATGTAATGCAATCCATCACAACAGACACAGCAGATCTCCTGCCACTGAGAACCTCTTGATGCTGGATTTTGTTGACATAATCATAAATTATTAGATTATGGCAATGTATTTGTGTCCATGTACTTACATCAGTTGTAATGCCTTTTTTTTATCTGTATCTTGCACTCTAAATACTGTTAAGTTAAGCCGTTCCATTACGTTTTGTTAGAAAGTAATAACTACATTTGAGGAATTAACCCCTGGATTATTGTCTTAGATTATAAACAGTATAGCACATATATGTTAATGGTTCTCAAATATACCTGCTATACTGACAAAATACTGCACATCTGTAATCTCTTTGAAAAGGTTGACTAAAATCCTCACTGTCAACAATTTAGAGATGAAGATTAAATTATTTTCTGAATTCCTTTTTGACTCGTATGGCTgaaaatccattttttttttgcatccctGCAGAGTTTAGTGCTGTGCTGTACAGTTtttacctgctgctgctgttgctgctgctgctgtttctgctgtggAAAGTGCAAACCTCCTGACGATGATGAAAGCTACCAGTATGTTGACCCTGAAGACTTGGAGGCCCAAATCAAAGCGGAGAAGGATGGAGGTGAATGACAGTGATGTCAGATTGTCACATAGTTCTGTTGTGGGCTCTGTTTTCTTTGATtaataaatggtaaatggtCTGCACATACATAGTGCCTTTTTAAACTTGTCTAGGTTTTTCACACTCTAGGTTTCTCTTTCACCTacttacatgtacatgtacatagcGCAGCAGGGCTAAGATTCTTAATAACACTGGCCACATTCCTGAAAAGAAATATAGGGTTTTATTTTACTCCTATTAATGTTGAAAGATGAGCAGTTCTAGGTTTGCAAATAGGTGTCTTTTATGTCAACAAGCTATCTTTCCAGACTACATGGCATTCTTCCAACTTATTGAAATGCCATAACCTTTCCGGCTTTCTCAAAGTCTGTTGTAAGGTGTGTCCCTCTGACTGAAACCCCGGAGGCAGCAACTTTCCTTCCCAGAAGGAAATATCGTCAAGTGTTGTacatagtgctgggcggtataccggttcataccgaataccggtctttatttttcttatgatatgaatttttcatataccgtaataccggtgagtatgtacagtagcgcacacaacgttgggaacgccgcgc
Protein-coding sequences here:
- the dnajc5ga gene encoding dnaJ (Hsp40) homolog, subfamily C, member 5 gamma a isoform X1, which codes for MAEQNSRHQRKMSTTGESIYKVLGLEKGASAENIKKAYRKLALKYHPDKNPDNPEAAEKFKEINNANSILNDENKRKIYDEYGSMGLYVSEQFGEESVKYYFLMSKWWFKSLVLCCTVFTCCCCCCCCCFCCGKCKPPDDDESYQYVDPEDLEAQIKAEKDGGNTVIIIQPTSNLGPETPEDQSKPIPLPMPMPVSPPEPQSQISANTAGEDNPGESLSKSK
- the dnajc5ga gene encoding dnaJ (Hsp40) homolog, subfamily C, member 5 gamma a isoform X2, translated to MAEQNSRHQRKMSTTGESIYKVLGLEKGASAENIKKAYRKLALKYHPDKNPDNPEAAEKFKEINNANSILNDENKRKIYDEYGSMGLYVSEQFGEESVKYYFLMSKWWFKSLVLCCTVFTCCCCCCCCCFCCGKCKPPDDDESYQYVDPEDLEAQIKAEKDGGNTVIIIQPTSNLGPETPEDQRK
- the dnajc5ga gene encoding dnaJ (Hsp40) homolog, subfamily C, member 5 gamma a isoform X3, with protein sequence MAEQNSRHQRKMSTTGESIYKVLGLEKGASAENIKKAYRKLALKYHPDKNPDNPEAAEKFKEINNANSILNDENKRKIYDEYGSMGLYVSEQFGEESVKYYFLMSKWWFKSLVLCCTVFTCCCCCCCCCFCCGKCKPPDDDESYQYVDPEDLEAQIKAEKDGGK